The genomic region tttaaagaaaatgataaaatattttaaatttgagaatttaaaattctgttaaatatatagacttttaagctaataaaatttgtttaaaatttaaaataatacgaATATAATTTAAAGCTTTGGACTTtgataatagtatatatatttaaaacaaggTTAAAATATCCTCCAAGTCTATGTACTCTTAAATGAcgtttagaatttagtccttctaactttttgttaagaatttttaccctaaatgaattttattataataggGACTATTTATAAGATTAAGTTtctaagaaataatttttaaaacatttattataaatatatttcataaataacaaattaatgaaTTCCATAATcacttttcatctattttaatttagaaaattgtatatattatacacgtaacattatttttattaaaaataatgaattacaaaatatataaatgaagttataaaactatttaaatttatataatatcaatcataaaattaaatttatgtaaaattataacacaatttaaatatattttatattaatacataCAAGTAAACTCATGCATTGCTAGATAAGGAAACtagtatatattatattacaagattctagattaaaaaaaaaaaggaaataaatagcATTTTTACACTACAGTTCTTTGACACATGaccctctctttttttaaattattctatgccttatgtttaaatttattttctttagaaatttttgaaggttaacaatttaatttatatataataaataacttacttaaattataataatttaaatattaatatttaaatattgatgAGTTTTAGATTGctttcatattaaatattttaaaggctAGATAGTATTAATATAAtctattaatgattttaaacaaaatctAACTTTATAACTAGTAAGGAATAGGCTATGAGTTGAATATTTAAACTTTACAAATGAGATTTAAATGATGACTAATGTCTTATTAAagctaataaaaattaaatatattaaaaaattaacatgtgataatatttaaaacagataaatattaaatttatacataaactttattttaatgtgcAATCTGATACATGAATGTtgatttaatgtaattatacacatgaaacttgaATTATGGTTCATATGTATACATGAAGATTTGGTTTTGATTCAACTgcacacatttaaagaaatgaatatatacatttatttttgttgatacATAGAATCAACAAGGAAGAGAAAGTGGTGGTTGCAAGGAGGTCGGTTCACCTGTGGCAAGTGAAAAGCCGAAAGTAAAGGTAAAAGGGGAGAGGAGTTGAAggaaggaggaggaggaggaggagaaaggTGGAGAATGCTAAGTTACAGAGAATATACTTggggaagaaagaagaaagaagaaagggcTTTTGGTTCCTCGCACGGAGGTATATATAGGGGAGGTCCACTTGTCATATAATGCCATGTCATCAACGATACGGATGGTAGGCTGCTTGTGTGATCGATTAGGTGGCAAATCCGCTACATGTCAGTTGTTTCCATGCATGGGATTGTGGATCCTGCTCTAACATTCTCCTTGCTGAGTTTGCACAAGGTTGTTATACCTTGGTAGTCCTTTAGTGGTTCCCCTTGGAGGATAAAAGCGGGAGGCCTCACAGTTGGTTTAAATGGGATTCACAGGTGGTTGGTTGTGTATTATCCAACGAGAGGTCATCTTGAAGGGTATTCGATGGAAGGCCATCTGCGGGGACGTGTTTGGACTCATGCTAGGCTACATGTATACATATGAACCacaatttggtgtaattatacacaTGTCAAATATCATTGTTTGTGTATCTAATATATCAACGTAAAATGGTActagtttaataatattgttagtgatttgtgaaaattgaatcaaataagaATCTCTTGtataaaataacacaaaatcaaagttgatatataacattacacattatattaaacaatatattaacttaaatactaaattaaacattgaaactaaattcaaatattaaacaaTAGTAAGATCATGTATGTAAGCATtagattataaaagaaaatagctTTAATTTCTGACGAAGAGATTTGATCTGTTTGACTGACTCCTCTCTCTTTCTTCCCAAAGCCTCTTCCTTTAGGTGTTTCTTTCTTGGTTGGAAGTTGTAAAGCAGCAGCAACTGTAAATGAGTTTTGATGCTCCCACAATCAAGGtctaattttaagtaatttactCACCTTTTGGGTCTGGAATTGAAACTCACCTTTGCTTTCAAGTAACTTATTATTACTACTACACTCTTATAACTtcatctaaaatttaaaacaaaaaagttaAACAAAGAAATCATGCTCCTATTTGTGTTATATTATGTTTCTTCTCTTGTCCCTCTCACTCTCTCCCCACACTGCCCCCCCTTCCTAGCGTAGTAGTGGATGCCTTGGTAATTTAACCAAAACCCCCAACCCATTTTCACCAACTTTCTCTTCAGCTACATAGTGTTTTTATAGAAACTCCCAACCAATTCTAAAACCTGGCCCTTTTACTCACCCTTTCCGACCCAAACCCACCATTAGCACAGTGGCTCTCTTTGTAATTTAACCCCATTCCAACCCCCTTTTCACATCTCAAAGTTCTCACCCTTCCCTTCCTCTATAGCTTTTAGCCACTAACTCCCCTGCACTACAAATCCCTCTCTAACCCTTTCGTTCCCTTCATCCAaaccacacacacacacacacacacacacacacaactCAGAGAAGAGAAGGGGAAGGGAAACAACAATGATGGGGCAAAGGCAACACGttcttcttctcattttctcAGCTTTTCTTCTCTTCCAAACCTCAAACGCCCATAACATTACACGTCTGCTTGCAAAGCACCCCTCTTTGTCCACATTCAATCATTACCTCACCCTCACTCACTTAGCTCCCGAGATCAACCGCCGCACCACCATCACTGTCCTTGCCTTAGACAACGCCGCCATGTCTTCCCTCTTGGATAAAAACCCTTCCATTTACACCATCAAGAACATCCTTTCCCTTCATGTCCTCCTTGACTACTTTGGTGCCAAGAAGCTTCACCAAATAAGGAATGGTACTGCACTAGCTGCTACTATGTTCCAAGCTACTGGTGTGGCTCCTGGGGTTTCTGGGTTTGTTAATATAACCGATTTTAAAGGTGGGAAAGTTGGTTTTGGAGCTGAAGACAATGGTGGAAGTTTGAATTCCTTTTTTGTTAAATCTGTGGAGGAACTTCCTTACAATATATCTGTGATTCAGATCAGCAAGGCTTTGCCTTCTGTTGTAGCTGAGGCTCCTACTCCAGGGCCAAGTGAGCTGAATATCACTGGCATTATGTCAGCGCATGGGTGTAAAGTGTTTGCTGATACCCTTTTGGCTAACCCTGAAGCCATGGGAACATATGAGGTAagctgaattttttttgtaaactaATTATAGCAGTTTGCTTTAAAATGTTGGGATAAGGATTTGATCATTTAGGCTGATTATAGAGGAAAAAAGGTAGAAACTGGAAAGTGTTCATTTTGGGCCGTTTGATTGAGTGGTGATGGTGggattttagtttgaaatgtaaatgttgaaagaaatagtgtaaaaagcaaattaaaaagataTGCTAATGGCATAAGATACTGTTTATCTTTACTCTTTAAattgctaattttatttttcaaaaggcAAGGTTTTGTAGGAGAGTGGGGTAGGTGCATTTTTAATCCAAGTGCATGACAATGACATCttaagatttttcaaatttcaaattttgtttttgatgtGAATTTTGTAGACAAGGTCTAATCCAGATCTgggtttgtttctttttccccaaTTAGATGCCAAATGGTCCATTATAGAGCATGCTCATTATGTTCTGGACTTAACAACATGCAGTAAATGCAAGAGATAACTGTTATACACATTGACGCGATGATAGTGGTAGTTTTTATATGGAGTGGTCATTGTGACATTAATAGAATCTTGAAGTAATAGCATGAACTGGTAGCTAGGAAGAGGTAGTGAactaatattttgctatgtcaTTTACTTTTCCCCTAGTGTGTTGTGAGCTGTattgtaatatataaaattgttgaGGTTTTGCTTGTTTGTTACTTCTAGGATAATGTTAATGGAGGATTGACTGTGTTCTGCCCTATGGATTATCCATTCAAAGCCTTTTTACCAAAGTACAAGAACTTGACAGCTTCTAAGAAAGCATCTTTCCTCGAATTCTTCGGTGTGCCTGTGTACCAATCTTTGTCCATGTTGAAGTCCAACAATGGACTCATGAACACATTAGCTACCGACGGAGCCAGCAAGTTCGATTTCACCGTGCAAAATGAGGGTGAGGAGGTGACACTAAAGACCAGGGTTAACACTGCCAAAATAACTGGGACTCTGATCGACGAGCAGCCAGTGGCAATTTATACAATCGATAAAGTGTTGCTGCCTAAAGAATTGTTCAAGGCAGCTCTTAGTCCAGCCCCAGCCCCTGCCCCAGAGGAGGCAGCAGATGCACCAAAGGGATCTAAATCCAAAACCAAGTCCAAGTCTAAGACTAAGTCTAAGGCAGCACCAACACCGGATTCAGACTCACCAGCTGAGTCACCAGATGATGACCCAGCTGATCAGGTAGCTGATGATGATAATGCTGCTATGTGTTTTGGGGCTGAAAGGCTTGCTGTTGTTGGATTGAGCTTCTTGTTAGTTTTTTTCTTGTTGTAAGTGATGCCTGATATGAGGCTAACTTATTAGTCGCCATCAGTGTGgttactctttttttcttttggtactGTTTGTTTTGTAGTGTGTGATGAGTATTTTTGTGTTGTTATATTCGCTCGAGTAAATGCAAATTGTGATGTTAGTTGTAGCAATTAAGTTTTGTTggtatgatttttcttttgaactttaaagtaacaaaatgttaaGGAAAAATTGTGTTTTAATGTAATCACGATACCATTTATGGACGGTTCATCACATTGATGATCAGCATTCAGCAGCATCATGTAAAGGGTTACcaacatttttattcatttaagaatatcacatataataataagaataattacatgctattattattatgataaaatGTTAGGTCACATTAAAAGTGATTTTATTTGGTTAATGTTTACGGATTAGACAGTAATGTTaatgtgcaaaagttatatatattaaggttagGGTTATCAAATTACACATACGGAACTTTTCTGACATCCCATCTTCAAGAAAGAGAGTCATGTTTCTGCATCTAGTTTTGTTTTCTATTATTTGACATGACGGATCTTGATATATTAAGGTTAGGGTTATCAAAGTTTTTATGGTTCTAACAAATAGCATCCGAGCCTCGTCATGTTGAACCATTGAGAATGAATTGATTTCTTattgtttttggattaatttattcttaaaattttataaattcaatatatgaatttatgtcAAATCTTTTAAATATCTAGTGAGATTATGTAAATTTCCATTGACAGTTTGAGTATTGAGAATGAAATTATTAggaagtttttaaattttgattatatatttggTAGTTTATGTTTGCAGTTTGAAAAACCTTTTCAAGTGTGGCAGACATATAGATTTTAGAATTATAGCAAGGCACTGTAAGTATGGTTACATTAGAAGCTGTATCTTTTAGAAACATATATGcgatgatatattaattcatttgtGCGATTTTTTTCCTGCTGATCAAACCCACGATTTTTATtctgaaattttaatcttgttATTGTGTTTTACTAAATGATAAACTAGTTAATACTATGGTTTATGataatatatcaattcaattcaattaatactaaaattataccTGCTATATTATCTatctttttgttattattttatttgataatggtTCCGAGTTTTGATCTTTGAACTTAAGTTGTTATATTTGTCTGTCTATTGACAcggtttcttcttctttagtttttttggttttgtttttggaGTGATCTGTTTTTCAGTCTTATTTGTGATGGAGGAAGACTTGGCTAATCTGAATTTGATTGATGAGGAAGAGGATGCGTTTCAGGAGGATGCTGTGGTGGTTGATTAGAATTATCATCTTAGTTTGGTGGGACATTGTTTGACTGATAGTGTTGTTCGTTTTCCCTCTTCATGAAATACTATGGCTGATCTGTGGCATTCTATTAGGGTAATTTGTATTTCAGATTTGGGAGAGAAACggttcatttttcaattttttcatcaGGTTGACGTTCAAAGAGTACTAGCGGGAACACCATGGTTCTTTAACAATCA from Gossypium raimondii isolate GPD5lz chromosome 1, ASM2569854v1, whole genome shotgun sequence harbors:
- the LOC105781803 gene encoding fasciclin-like arabinogalactan protein 1, whose protein sequence is MMGQRQHVLLLIFSAFLLFQTSNAHNITRLLAKHPSLSTFNHYLTLTHLAPEINRRTTITVLALDNAAMSSLLDKNPSIYTIKNILSLHVLLDYFGAKKLHQIRNGTALAATMFQATGVAPGVSGFVNITDFKGGKVGFGAEDNGGSLNSFFVKSVEELPYNISVIQISKALPSVVAEAPTPGPSELNITGIMSAHGCKVFADTLLANPEAMGTYEDNVNGGLTVFCPMDYPFKAFLPKYKNLTASKKASFLEFFGVPVYQSLSMLKSNNGLMNTLATDGASKFDFTVQNEGEEVTLKTRVNTAKITGTLIDEQPVAIYTIDKVLLPKELFKAALSPAPAPAPEEAADAPKGSKSKTKSKSKTKSKAAPTPDSDSPAESPDDDPADQVADDDNAAMCFGAERLAVVGLSFLLVFFLL